One genomic window of Mercenaria mercenaria strain notata chromosome 2, MADL_Memer_1, whole genome shotgun sequence includes the following:
- the LOC123547130 gene encoding uncharacterized protein LOC123547130 isoform X2 produces the protein MPRGRRRQAQARRMPRQERAVRQERAVEQERQERAVEQDEELNLQNARRNLRRNAAREEQNDQGHGDVRGTRGQKRPAADLEDAVDERLLQTDAVFMLTGNFSE, from the coding sequence ATGCCACGCGGTCGCCGAAGACAGGCACAGGCTAGGCGTATGCCGAGACAGGAGAGAGCCGTTCGGCAGGAGAGAGCCGTTGAGCAGGAAAGGCAGGAGAGAGCCGTTGAGCAGGACGAGGAGCTGAATCTGCAGAATGCCCGGCGTAACTTGAGAAGGAACGCTGCCAGAGAGGAGCAGAATGACCAAGGTCACGGGGACGTCAGGGGCACCAGGGGGCAAAAAAGGCCTGCGGCTGACCTCGAGGATGCTGTAGACGAGAGGTTGCTACAAACAGATGCCG
- the LOC123547130 gene encoding uncharacterized protein LOC123547130 isoform X1: MPRGRRRQAQARRMPRQERAVRQERAVEQERQERAVEQDEELNLQNARRNLRRNAAREEQNDQGHGDVRGTRGQKRPAADLEDAVDERLLQTDADVWVLGDSIPFWAGEHAKTTRKPNLSIPNISIAWWAVRGLRWRGFRHTIETQVLLSSPPSIIYINLGGNDLVYENTCELRGMIETEINYLREAFPNTTIVWIDILERQNWQGALGGKRPIEKKRKRLNRIARKIVIESGKSDVISPDIDAETAFFRNDGVHLNLVGLEFFLDYLRDSIRKLI; this comes from the exons ATGCCACGCGGTCGCCGAAGACAGGCACAGGCTAGGCGTATGCCGAGACAGGAGAGAGCCGTTCGGCAGGAGAGAGCCGTTGAGCAGGAAAGGCAGGAGAGAGCCGTTGAGCAGGACGAGGAGCTGAATCTGCAGAATGCCCGGCGTAACTTGAGAAGGAACGCTGCCAGAGAGGAGCAGAATGACCAAGGTCACGGGGACGTCAGGGGCACCAGGGGGCAAAAAAGGCCTGCGGCTGACCTCGAGGATGCTGTAGACGAGAGGTTGCTACAAACAGATGCCG ACGTATGGGTTCTGGGTGACTCTATCCCGTTCTGGGCCGGCGAACATGCAAAGACGACTAGGAAACCAAATCTTAGTATCCCGAACATTTCTATTGCTTGGTGGGCAGTCAGAGGTCTTCGTTGGAGAGGTTTCAGACATACAATTGAAACTCAGGTCTTACTTTCATCTCCTCCTTCAATAATATACATTAATTTAGGCGGAAATGACCTAGTATACGAAAATACTTGTGAATTAAGAGGAATGATTGAAACAGAGATAAACTATTTACGTGAAGCATTCCCAAATACAACAATAGTTTGGATAGACATATTAGAGAGACAAAACTGGCAAGGGGCATTAGGCGGTAAAAGGccaattgaaaagaaaagaaaacgccTTAACCGCATAGCGCGGAAAATAGTAATAGAATCAGGGAAAAGTGACGTCATAAGCCCCGATATTGACGCAGAAACAGCCTTTTTTAGAAATGACGGCGTTCATTTAAATCTCGTAGGGTTAGAATTCTTCCTAGATTATTTAAGAGATTCAATTAGAAAGCTAATATAA